From Bacteroidota bacterium, the proteins below share one genomic window:
- a CDS encoding glycosyltransferase family 4 protein encodes MAIRKILIVTNIPTPYRIPLFNEVYRQLKVRGIELKVLFGAEGYARRKFRFQAEQCQFPFAFLGSSSVAFGDSEKTMFSYGGIMKAIRAEQADRVVVSGFSLATMRLWWRSWWARQEYIIWSGAIAHPGRNDSFLRRLQRRLVVSRASGFLAYGTLAKDYLIGLGARPDRVGLAFNTVDTTFFSEETEGLRKSLTAGPPFHLTYVGYLSARKNVVRVLEVVKKLKESRTDFVLDLVGDGDQREELENWAKNNGLETCVVFHGYKQKEELPAILARSSVFLFQTDFDIWGLVLNEAMAAGLPVICSPHAGAAPDLVVEGETGFIMDYADTIGVANRVSQLLDHPEQARQMGIRAADRIRQRFSLTDSARAYVETLLAEG; translated from the coding sequence ATGGCCATCCGGAAGATCCTCATCGTTACCAATATTCCGACTCCCTACCGGATCCCGCTTTTCAATGAGGTGTACCGGCAGTTGAAAGTCCGTGGCATCGAGTTGAAAGTGCTCTTTGGCGCTGAGGGATATGCGCGTCGGAAGTTCAGGTTCCAGGCGGAGCAATGTCAGTTCCCCTTTGCTTTCCTCGGTTCCTCCTCGGTGGCGTTTGGCGATTCCGAAAAGACCATGTTCTCTTATGGGGGCATCATGAAAGCGATTCGCGCCGAACAGGCGGATCGGGTAGTGGTCAGCGGCTTTTCACTTGCAACCATGCGGCTTTGGTGGAGATCCTGGTGGGCCCGACAGGAGTATATCATCTGGTCCGGTGCCATCGCGCATCCAGGTCGAAACGACTCGTTTTTACGTCGCCTGCAGAGACGCTTGGTCGTCAGCAGAGCAAGCGGTTTCCTGGCTTATGGAACACTGGCCAAAGACTATCTCATCGGGCTGGGTGCACGGCCGGATCGGGTTGGCTTGGCCTTTAATACGGTCGATACGACCTTTTTTTCCGAAGAAACCGAAGGCCTTCGAAAATCCCTTACCGCCGGCCCGCCTTTTCATCTGACCTATGTAGGTTATCTCTCCGCCAGGAAAAATGTGGTCAGGGTCCTGGAAGTGGTCAAAAAGCTCAAAGAATCGCGTACTGATTTCGTTCTTGACCTGGTCGGGGATGGCGATCAACGTGAAGAGCTTGAAAATTGGGCAAAAAACAACGGTTTGGAAACCTGTGTGGTATTTCACGGGTATAAGCAGAAGGAAGAATTGCCGGCCATTCTGGCTCGCAGCAGTGTATTCCTGTTTCAGACCGACTTCGATATCTGGGGACTGGTGTTGAACGAAGCAATGGCAGCAGGATTGCCGGTCATTTGCTCTCCGCATGCCGGGGCTGCTCCGGATCTCGTCGTGGAAGGTGAAACGGGTTTCATCATGGACTATGCTGATACCATCGGCGTCGCAAATCGGGTGAGTCAATTGCTCGATCATCCCGAACAGGCGCGGCAGATGGGTATCCGTGCAGCGGACCGCATCCGGCAGCGATTCTCTCTCACCGACAGCGCGCGTGCGTATGTCGAAACCCTGCTTGCCGAAGGTTAA